A window from Erythrolamprus reginae isolate rEryReg1 chromosome 9, rEryReg1.hap1, whole genome shotgun sequence encodes these proteins:
- the MED9 gene encoding mediator of RNA polymerase II transcription subunit 9, with the protein MATPGAAPGVTGPRAALDDPGPPPPPPLPGGPQPAGTPQAPGEPPPAAPAPPPAPPQPCAAPEPPFLPPPAQQPPAAAPGLEDSSFLPLVRDIIKCMNKDSQEAHQLLNELRTKFVETHKLIKTMQGIGLSPDQQQQQLQNLREQVKTKNKLLQKYKTLCMFEIPKE; encoded by the exons ATGGCCACTCCGGGAGCCGCGCCGGGCGTAACGGGTCCTCGGGCGGCGCTGGACGATCCGGGCCCCCCGCCGCCCCCGCCGCTCCCCGGAGGCCCCCAACCCGCCGGGACCCCCCAGGCCCCCGGAGAGCCCCCGCCCGCCGCCCCCGCGCCGCCCCCCGCGCCCCCGCAGCCCTGCGCCGCGCCCGAGCCCCCGTTCCTGCCGCCCCCGGCACAGCAGCCGCCCGCCGCCGCCCCGGGCCTGGAGGACTCCTCGTTCCTGCCCCTGGTGCGCGACATTATCAAATG caTGAATAAAGACAGCCAGGAGGCCCACCAGTTACTGAACGAGTTGAGGACTAAATTTGTGGAGACCCACAAGCTGATCAAGACCATGCAAGGGATCGGCCTGAGCCCCgaccagcagcaacagcagctgcAGAATCTCCGGGAACAAGTCAAAACCAAGAACAAGCTCCTGCAGAAATATAAAACTCTGTGCATGTTTGAAATCCCCAAGGAGTAG